The nucleotide sequence TGATGTAGTCTGCATATCATAATCACCAGATAAACAACGACCACTATGAATAAAGATGCTCAAACTATATTTTCTATTCATTGCAACAACTTTGGATGATACAGACCTAAAATTTATCTCATAAAATTGTATTAAATTTTCTAAAACATCATTCCACAAATTGAATTCAAATGCACAGGATATGTTGGGTTATCTATCTAGTGTTACATTCCTGTCATTGAAAGTCTGCAGCTCACCTGTTTGCGCTCCAAACGCTGTCTCCTGAGGACAGAGTTCTTCTGGCAACTTTTCAGACTCTTCTCTTAGCGGTGAACATCTTTCCATCTTCTGTGAACAGCATTTGCCATTAAATCTTGTACCATCCTTAATGGAGAGGATGTCCTCTATGAGGAAGGAAGTCAGAGGTTTGACTGTATCAGACATTTCCATCCAGTAATCCACAAACCAGAGGCCTCTCAGAGCCAGAGGGCGACACGTGGTTGAAGCCGTGTGtctcctcacacactcacacggtCTGAATTTATATGAGAGCAGAGGCGGGTCCATCCACTCTGCACTGACATGTGAAGAAGGCGGGACAAGGGGCTCTCTATGTACTCTGTTAAACTCTGTAACTCTGTTTTGCCTGTTCATTTCACGCTCATGCAAATTTCTGCAATCACATTATAATGTCCTATGAAAAATAAGTACTTTATATATCTTTGCCTTTTGAGTATAATAAATTAGCCTTTTTGAAATTATGCGATTCATATGTAGTgcccaatttaaaaaaaaaaaaaaaggtttatgtatgtatatttatgaAACCACATCATTTTTGTGGATTTTGTCACATGTGATTATGGTTTCTTTCACACTAATTTTATGTTGTTCTATATAATACGATATGCTTTGTATATTGTAGCTTGACATCCAGTGTATATAATCTACCTGTGCTATACTATATATCAAGGAAGTGAACTATCtgacacatacaaaaacatacaacagtGGAAGTAAACTACCAGCACAATATACCAGTATAATACTAGTATGTTTGCTGTGTATAAAATAGGCAAACAATGTATTCTCATATAGTGCATATAGTTTTAGTTACACACTGACCGCTATCTAAGCCATTTATTTTACTGCTATTTAGCAAAAGTCTACCTCCAGatttattatgtatgtatgtgtacatataaTATCCataatgtaaacataaacataacaaatactgtaaatatatattaGTTACAGTTTAAAATATGGTGGTTTTTAAGAGTATAATTTAACTGTGTGTCACAGTCAGATGAATTTGTGTCTTGAGTTTCACGCCTCCCTCGGCTCAGGGCAGTAGCCCAGTTGTCTGCGGCTGCAGAGAGACACCTCTGTCTGCGGTGGTGGGTGGTCGTACCTACTGGAGCACTAATGAGTTTCACACATTTAGGCCCGGCTCCTGAATGGACACAGTCATTGTTCACTggctgtttatttgttgttcTCCGAGGTTCGGCCTGACCTTTCTCCAGAGATTGAGACATTTCCTACCAGTGTCTGTGTTCCTCTGGGACTTCACGCTTCAATTGGAAATGCATGAGTGTAGGTATGAAAAACATGATCCTCTACATGCCCCCTGGCCCTGCTGACTCCACCAGCTTCCACACACCAACCATACACCAAGGAGTCACTGACACCACAATGTCACACTGGTGAGTGCTTCTTTTATCATTGATTTAATTTGATGAAAGTGCAACAATTTACTCGCTGCTGTCATATATTCATGAATGTTAAATGCTGTGTACTCTATGTgcaatatgaatatgaatgtaaaGCCACAGTGACTGACAAAGTTAAACATGTTCTGTCCTGTGTTGTGGATCATCATTTATAAAAGCCATCTGTTTTTAATCTACTGAGATTCCTCTTAAGCATTTACTTCTGTCTTGTCAACAGAGTATTAAGATCATCACTATGATATGCTTCACCTTGAATTCTTTGTCTGCAACTGTCTGTCTGCAAAACTATGTTGAACTATAAGCACAGAAAGCTTTTATCCCTCTGTCTAgacacagtttttctttctctttttaaagcCCTTATGTATTTCTGAATCATACAGTAGTCAGTatagaataaaatgtgattttcagctggatgaaaattattattttttttttttttttcatttttttactgtCACTTCAAAATACATCTGATGCTCATGTTGGGGCCAGTGAGGGCCTGTGTTGTGCTCGGTGGGGCTATCATCACTTACAAACAGTTCTTCTAATGCTCTAAAGATGCTGTCATCCTCTGCCCTTATTCTGAGACAATCTACATGATTGCTTGTAGTGGAAAACAACAGTATTTCTTTACTACTTAATGTATCCTACAAAGATATTCAGCTGCATAGTTGTGCATGAGACATGACGTAGTAGAGCCTCTAACCTTTTAGCCTGGAAAGGCATTTGTCTTCCAGAGCAGGTAATATGTGGTGATGATGTTTTCTTTAAAGTCACAGATAGTTGTTGTGCCGTCAatcttctgttgttttcctgtcatTTCTTTGTCTGAGATGATGAGCAGTGAGACTTTGTTGTAACAGTAGATTTGTCAGAGTTTTATCTGCTCAGCATCAGCactgtatttatactgtatcCTGCACCTGGGGTATTGCACAAGTTCTTCACTCTTAAGGATacatttgatacattttaatcttatttctttttcaaccttttaatactttttttctcagacagtTTAATTGAAAAGATACAAACAACAATATATAGATATGAAAAATACTCTTTAGTCTCTCCATCCACCTCTACCCAGTGTCCATGTCCTTTTAAATCCCATTTTAATTTGAGAAGACTTTTATACAAAGGACTTGACCACACTGGTTAACAGAAATAACCTACTTTTAAGATTGTACCTAGTGAATGTGAAGAGCCTGTAATTTCTTTTGGCTAAATTCTTTGAAAACTGCAGTTACATGGGTATCATTTGTTAACTACTGCATTAATCCTTTACTTAACCTTGCAATATTTTGTATGAGATCATGCTGGCATGAATGAGCTTTCAGTCATGTTAAAGTGGTGCAGAAGTTTTCCCCTAGAGGGAGCTCTAAAGCGACATATAAAGTCCTCAGAGTAAACAAGCCAGCAGACAATTGAAACTACAGGAGCAGCCACACAATGAGCTATTTTAGCCAAAGGTTTAGTTTAAAGAGAGTCAGATTATGCACCACCAGTGCTTATCTTTCGTGGCTAGCTTTATCTTCTTTTAGTTCATGACTACAAAATCAACATTCTCTTATGCTGATTTAGTTGGGTGGATGGTTGTACAGAGGAACTCTGATCCTGGATTTGTGCATCATCTCAGCTCCAGTCATAAACACAAGATTAGCGGACTGGCATTTAAAAGATGTTATTACACAGCCAAAGATGAGACATCTGCCTTTCTGAGCTGAAGCTGACGTAAGGCTGTCTACAGGGTGAGTTAACGGGATGAGTGAAAACCTTTTTAAGTAAACCATAATAGGTCTTTCACTGATGGCCAGGCTCACGTCATCCTCTATTTAAACTGACCCTCATGAAATGTGAAACATAACAGTGTAATCAAGGATCTTTATCTAAATTTTGCTTTCATTCATACATCTCTCTGTCATACCCCAACCaacccccaccctctctctctctctctcaacaacAGGCAACTTGTTATTCTACATCTCCCTGAGCCCACTTTCCAGTCTATTAGCACCTCAACTGCCTGCTCTATTTGTAATCATCACATGTGTGCATATCTCTACCTGACAACAATTATCAATACACAGTTACAGATGCCTAAAGGGTGAGCATTCCTATGGAAGCCCAGCATTTATGTTAATGTTCAATCTATCACAGGGCCCTGCAGTGGGGACCAGGCTGTGTTATCATAAATCTCCTGTGCTTCCTGTGTGTGACAGGCGACACCTTTCTCTAACCCTGAAGTACTGTACCTTTAAACCAAACATATTTTAATGCCTACAGTGGCTCAGCCTCCTTACTGTATATCTACATTGTATCTGCGTAGGTTAAGGTACAGTGGCTGGCCCAAGTGACTTGTTAGACAACTTTGTCTGAATGCTGTGATTGTCCAACCACCATGACTGTAATAACTACATGCATTGTACCAACAGCCAGCACTTAGTAACACCTCTGAATCAATTATGGCCCTCGACCTGTCTTATCAATTAACGTGTCAAAAAGAATTTGTATGCGTGTGTGAGTGCTTTGAAATGGGCCAGCACTAGTTACAATAACTTTTATAAAAAAACAGGGGGAAGTGGAGGGAAATGAATGAAGCTTCTGTTTCCTGGTTGACATATACATTTAAACTCACAAAAGTGAGTACAACTGCATGTTTATGATTCTAGGGTATTTTAAGACAAATAGGACATGTGAGATAAAATCAATCACAAATCAAGGATTTGTCAAACACCTCCATTAAAATAACTGCTGCAAAGTCTTCTtgtcactcacatacacatatacacagagagagagacattatcAGATCTCTTGAAGTGTCTCtggtctcctctctgtctgcagcttcaTTCTTATCTGTGCAGatgctcctccagctcttctCTCCCCCCAGGAgatgtttctcctcctcagtcccTTTAGCTTAATGTCCATGTCCATTaaaactgacacactgacacacacaaacacacacacacacagaccgaATATTTCctcagttcattcatttattatctcAATAAAATATCACTAAACCGGCTTGGTGGGAGTTTTTAAACCCTGTTTTACTGTAAGCTTTTGATGAGACATTTTAAATCCCTCCACATTTCATGGTGGATTTTAACACCATCGTTTTAATAAGTTGCCTGATACGTGTCCAGGTGCTGGGCGACGTTTAATAAACAACCAGCACGATTAAATTAATTCCCTTTGCAGTTCAAGTAAATTCAGTCTTATCTGCGGCTGATCGATGAGTGACAGGTCGGACTGGAACTGTTTCCCGTTTGACTGAAAGTTTGAAAAAGTTAAAGAGCCACTCTGTCTGCGGGTTTGTTTACCAAGCAAAGCTCCGGGACAGGACAAGCTCTCCAGCCTTATCAGCGGATTTGTGAATGGGACAATAATGAGCTAAGTTTGATAGAGCAGCACACTCAGGTCAGATGTCACTCCATccattagttttttttctttctttttttttttttttggatggcTGCTTTTGATAAAACTGCGCAGAAGAAAGCTCCATTATCAATTACTGAAGGGTTTCAAATGAagtctgttgtttttaactggATCCTAAGAGGAAAATTACACACTCTAACTGAAAGCAATGGATGGAGGCGGCTTGtcatatttaatgttgtttaataaGAGTTTATCACACAGTAATGACGTTTAAACGCCAGGAATCAGCTTCAAAATATTTCAGGATGTGGCGCTGATAAGTTTTGAAAAAccttaaaaaacagacaaacaaaaatattatgactgtcacaaaaaagaaaacaaccaaaGGATTTAATCTTAGCCCCTGGAAGCAAATTAGTAGCATGTAAACGTAATTAACTGACGTAAAAATAAGACGAACTTTTGAAAATGAAGAttgaaaatctaattttatatatttaattaagAATTTGTACctatttaaaaactgtgaactATGTATAATcgaagaaaaataaaaaagtgactGGTTAATAAAGTGTattatctgttttcatctgtttttaatttgccTCCGACTTTTTcaacaagagaaaacacaattccaaacaaaatatacaataaaattTTGATAGTGAAATATTTGATAGTTCTCTACTACACAGACTATTTATATTGCTTTAATCACCAGCCTCTTACACCCTGAACTGAAGCCTCAAAGTGTCCGTGGTTGAAGGGCCCCTCACTGCTACCTGTTAAATCAAGCAGCTGGTTATTGGACATCTGTGCTGCTGATGGAGAAACAGTGTGATGATAACTGCAGCCATACACGCCGCTGTTTCCGTACCCAAACACGGGGTTATACTGTCCAAGAGTAACATTATAAGGTGTTGAGTGTGAACCTGTGCTGCACAGCTTCCCGTCCCGCACCAGCACCGGTACCGCCACCCTCCTCGGGGTAAGTGGGTAACCCGCCAGCTCCAGAGACTTGTCCTGCCTTTGACGCTTACATTTGTACCTCCTGTTCTGAAACCAGATTTTGACCTGGGTGGAGGTGAGTTTGAGGATGTGGGCCAGGTGCTCTCTCTCCGGGGCGGACAGGTAGCGCTGCTGCCTGAAGCGCCTCTCCAGCTCGGACACCTGGGACTGGGAGAAGAGGACCCGGGGCTTCCTGCGCAGCCTGGGTCTGCCTTTTGCGGTTTTGTCGCAGTCGGGTGAACTGTCAAGACCGCTCATCTCTGTATAtcagaaatgaatgaagaaaaattaagaaaatCAGTCTTACTGAAACGTAGACAACAAAATTCTGCTAAAAGTTTTATACATTTAAACTATACACACTGAATAACTTATTCTATTTGATAATATTTTATTCttctcaaataaaataaataaaaatctaatgaTAGAATTGATAAGTATAGTAACATATAGTAAATTGATATTTACTATATGTCAGAATTTTGTCGAATAAAGTCAAATCtgattgtttttacttttgtccTGTTATACACTTTGTGAGTTTCCATGGAAATATTTTTGCAGTAGGCTAGAATATATTTTGTAGTAAGCTACAGCCTATTCATGAACATTATttcattgaggaaaaaaaacacaaacacaatttataTTTCTGCCACttgtttgaataaaataaagtaaaatagtAAATAACAAAGacgcacagaaaaaaaagtcatttataAGATGTAAATAagattattttgatgttttaaagaCGACACGGGTTAAAAGCGTACTAATTCAGAACTTAACTTTATTTGacttaaaattagattttataGTTTTGTTGTAATCGATCATTAACattgcagagaaacaaacaggacctgttttcttttcagagaaGTGTGCACCTGGTTACCTATTATGATTGTAATTGATCACAGTGAccaaatattaataataacGACAACAATAATCCTAGTAGTCAGCAGTCAGTGATCCTTATATCCTCATAAATGTGAGTGATTTCTTCTAGTTGTTTGGTGGCAGAAATGCATTTCTTTCCTCGTACATCATGGCTGGGTTTTCAGATAGTGAGAtgtaaaggaaaatgaaaatgtggcaGGTCATAGGCCGTGTTTCATCCCTGGTGTTACACACCCAAGGCCCCATCCCGTCGTTCGGCCTAACCCTAAGTAAACAGCCATCTGCGTATAAAAAAGAACTAATTTGACCGTTATGTACAGCACGTATCATCTCACCCTGCTCAtttatctcctcctctgctgctgagttAAGCGAGTGGAGCTTCCCAGAGACGCACGGGGACACGTCTGGCGGACAGTCATAAAAGTCCCTGTTCCGGGACGCAGCGTGCACGTGCTGATGGTGGTGCATCGGAACAACCTGGTCAGTCATcagaaattcattttcaaagtcCAGCTTCAAAATATCCTTGACAGAAAAAGGCGTCGAGGTTGAAGTAGTTGAACTGGGAGGATGCATTCCCACCCTGTTGATTAGgctgtaaattattttttgatcctttttttttttttttttttttttaacgcgCCAGGCTTGTGTTGCTGGTGATGCTGACCGGACGTAGCCTATCTCTTAAATGGCGGATGAGTGAGGGCCTGGGAAGATTTAAATCATTCAAGGGTCCGGCTAGAGAGCAAGGGGAGAGATATATCTGTCACCCCTCTCCAAAAACACTGGCCAACACCCTGCCCTGTCTGCGCGCACAGTCCTGCAGCTCCTTTTCTTCTCACCTTACAGGAACAACCTCTCATCATGTCCacccttctctctgtgtgtgaggaggtgTAATTAAGAAGGTTAATTAAGAGACAAGACTGTAGATGACTACTACGAAATACTACAAACATTTAAGTAATTCTGTGACAGTATTTTAAACACGTCATTTTGAATCAGGCTGCTGTTAAAATAcgtgtaaaaatatttttacttttttcatgtATACACAGACATAATGCCTGAGGTTGAACTTGTTAGAGTAAAGAAAGTTTGCGGTCGACAATCTGCATCATTGGAAACAAGTGACACTAACTGTGTAATTTACTCAGTGTATATACCCAAATCAGCCTTCTGGTGAGCCAAGTAAAGCCACTTAATCGAGtctttgggggtgggggttgagTGATCTTGGGTGATGTTGAACAGCTTTGCCATCAACATTGTTTTCAGGCCTCGTTATTAGTGTTCTCAGGCCAcaacaaacagtaacattacaCCTGATGTTGTGGAAGTGGAGAGGCTGCGGCGCCAGCCTGCAATGCATGACTGAGGCCGAGACGCGCGTCGCACACAGACAGGAACAAGGACAGACGCGAGCTGTCCCACTGCGGGATGTATGGAGGACACTTACAGGTCTGAGCAGGGGTTTCAAAGCAGTGACTGAAATTGTTAGTGTAGtaacaaattaaatgacaataaggtttcaaaacagttttatttaatacATAACTAGAAATGTGACTGTTTATGTGTCGATTAATGGATGTTACAGACACCCATATGTGTATTGTGCTATACTCTCTAAACTTAACCCAGCTGGTTAGTTTTAAGGTCCAACTTCTGACTGGCTGCATCACTGTCACCTGTTGAGTAACTTTCTTACACACTGAACAAGTGTTTAAAATCTTCCCGAAAAGTCAGACTGATTACCTGTATGTAGGCCACTCAGATCTAATCTCAGGTTAAATTTGGGTGGTGCTGTTCTTGCAGTTTGCCTAGGGTCAGAGAAATCATGAGCTGTGTGgagaaaattaacaaaacaatcacTAAACATCCTCTCAGTCCTGAGAAGAGGCAACGAGTGAAAACAAACGTGCAGTGTTGTTGATCTCTCAGTAGCTTAGCTGCTGTTCAGATTTGAAGACAGGTTTGACACCATTTCGTCTGAAACGAAATCaaccctgctgctgttgcctcAGAAGTCCTTTGAGCTGCACCTGTGGTTTAATCTACACAAGTGAACCCAGCTGCTGTGTCTTTCTGCACATGTGATCTAACAGACGTTTTAAAACTTAGAGTTCAGCTTTATAGTCAGACTTATACAACACCATAACTGTTGATTTCTAAACTTTAAACTCTCTCAACTTGTATAATCTTATGATGAGTTTAGTTGTGTATTACTTATTACTGTTTTGTGGTGTTAAACTTACTATAGAGTCTCTAAGGATAGAGAGCTTTGGTGTGATCTTGAACTATATAAAATTGACTTaacttgttgtttttgatgTAGTGTGCAGCCTACAATTAAATCCCATTATAAataatagtttttgtttttaccagtGATCAAAAATAGCTCAAAGCCTACAGGTCCAGGAAATGGAATCTGTGCATTAATTGGCacagttgttattatttttattttaagctgCACAATAAAATAACATCACAAGTAATTTTTAACTCATTAATGTTAAAAGGAAAATAGCCTCTAGTTATCTGAGATATGATTAAAACAGggattttcacttgttttttctccttgtgAATGTTTTCAGTTCAAATGTTACTACAAAATTTATAAAAGGTCTTGTTCTTCCATTGTAAAATGCAATATGTATGCCCACTAGGAAAGTTGTCTTGAGTTTATGACTCTACTGAAAGAATAAAAGTGGCTTTACTATTTaaaattcctttttttctttttgttctatTTACTAAATTGTTATGCATGGTCATCAGCATGTCTAAATTCTGCTATAACCACTTCCTGGATAAACTTGGTTAAACTGAATCTTAAAAGGTAATGCAGTGCTTAGGTTTTCAACAGTGATATTCTCTGAAACAAGCGTTACGCTGACAAACCAAGAAACCTGAACTTCAAAAACAGTGTTAGTTAACTGTGAATTGTTTGACAGCTTGGGGATTTCAGGGTGTCCAGTTTGATGGGTAAATTACTTAATCACTTCAGCAGTGTTCTCTGAAGGCTTGGAGCAATGctctctctgactttctgtcACTCCTGTTCCTTAAAATCAAAGCCTTTTCTATTGATTCCACATTATGTCCCCTCAGTGTAATATAAGAAGCTAGCTAAGTACAGTTTACCACAAAATACCCCTAATTCATCATACAGAAAAATAGGAGGCTGATAGCAGCTGAAAGAGGAGATAGAGTGGCCTTGCACTGAGTGAAACTGAATCCAGCCTTTCCTTTGGCCAATATGCAACTAAAGATACTCATCAAAATGTTATGTGACGTTGACTAGACTCATCCAATAGTCGTGAGATATGGAGTTTGTTTACATATTCTATGCACTGTGGTTAAAATGGAGGATGAAACATTAACTCTGGTGAAGATTCCTGTGAATTACTCTAAACACTTCCCACTTTATAAGACAATACATGGGTCATTGTCACCCATTTGTTACTCCAACCTGTTCATGTATCATCTCCTGCTCCTCTACACTTGATTTGAATTCCCACTTTTGCAATTAGTATGTCTGACTGCTCTGAATTCAGAGACcctggaaaatgtttttatctagTTTGCTCAAAGGGATGTACACCTGTGGTAATGCTTCCTTTGTTGTAGTCACATTTCAATCAAATTAGAGCCAAATTGCAGCAGTGTTTCAGCTAACAGAGACATTACTGTCTCACTCATTAAGGATTCAGGATCCTGGTAATGATACTGTACTCTTCTATACTGATGTCTAGGACAGCAaattttttgagttttttcaaaaaataattgttataTTTATTGTTTGATAAACAAAATTATAGACGAGGAATTGGAACAGATGAATTCTGAAAGACCAGAACAACAATCacaaaaatctgtatttttgaaACATTAGGACATTTAGGACTGAAATGACAGACTACTATACCACGATGCAAACTGTGGCTAAATTGTAGAGTGCTTGTGGATTTGTCCCTTCatatgaaattacattttggtaGCTGAAACTTTGTGTTTCTATGAAGAAACTGGTGCAACCTGTTTTCAGCCACTAGATGTCTCTGCCACACTGTGTTAATTCTAAGGGCTCCAATAAAAGGACGGATTTATCTGCACTTGCTGATCAATAGGTGAGAGaacatcattcatttattatcattaaGCGTAACACAGAGTGTTGCTGAATTTACGCTTTATGTTCAGGTCACAAATTAAAGGACACACTGATACGAATGCAATTTTACAACAGCTGGGAGCTTCTTTCACACGCAAAAGCAAACTAGACACGAGCAATATATGGATCTTAATCTCATCTTGTCAGTTGTCTTTTCGAGGTTTGAACTTGAAATCTTTCTCTAGAACATCTTACATGTGAGTTTCTCTTCGACAACCTAGTCTTGTGTAATTGAGCCCCTCTTCACAAAAGGTTCTTCCATCTCTTACGGAAAGGCTAAGACATAGTGTAAGACAAGTGAAACAGGCACTAAGGAAATGTAAATTATTTCTGCTTAAAACTTAAACAACACTGTTTGGAACATGGCTTTTGTCCATATTGGTGAAACCTGCCTTTCCTTTCCAATGTTAGGTGTTAGGCTGGAGAGCTGTTAAAATAGTCAGGTGTTGCTAGAGAAAGCAACATTTGAGAGCGTTCAAGAGCATTTCAGCTGCACTTGTGAAGTGACTGAATATAATGCTCAATTGGCTCCATCAGTCTGATTGGCTAAGGCAGACATTAAGAGCACAAATAGCTTAGTGATGtgtaaattgaaaaaaaaggaTGGTGACAAAATGCAGTGAACCTATTACTTACTTACCTTACTTACTACCTATATTCCCTGTGCAGCTATGCAGCCAGAATAAATGTTTAGTTTAATGTATTCAGCTTAACCAGAACCAAAAAACTGCATTGCATTTGATTGCAAGACAAATCTAGAGATGCTttggcagaaatggaaaatgctctttttcatctctttcccCTGCCACTCCAGCGCTTTCTTCAGTAAAATTTGATCTAATTTTCTTTCCCGTCCTTGGGTATTTCCCCACAGAAATGAAGGGATAGTGATTGCTGGGTAAGATTGGAGTGGATCTAATCTTCCACTGCTCTCAGTCATACTCCATTTCACTGCACATCTAATTTGTCACACTGCTGATG is from Lates calcarifer isolate ASB-BC8 linkage group LG13, TLL_Latcal_v3, whole genome shotgun sequence and encodes:
- the nkx2.7 gene encoding NK2 transcription factor related 7; this encodes MHPPSSTTSTSTPFSVKDILKLDFENEFLMTDQVVPMHHHQHVHAASRNRDFYDCPPDVSPCVSGKLHSLNSAAEEEINEQEMSGLDSSPDCDKTAKGRPRLRRKPRVLFSQSQVSELERRFRQQRYLSAPEREHLAHILKLTSTQVKIWFQNRRYKCKRQRQDKSLELAGYPLTPRRVAVPVLVRDGKLCSTGSHSTPYNVTLGQYNPVFGYGNSGVYGCSYHHTVSPSAAQMSNNQLLDLTGSSEGPFNHGHFEASVQGVRGW